One stretch of Diabrotica undecimpunctata isolate CICGRU chromosome 5, icDiaUnde3, whole genome shotgun sequence DNA includes these proteins:
- the LOC140441085 gene encoding drosomycin-like, whose translation MKVLYLLAVLFLLTVSAKTAFGDCLSANYGGPCAVWDNETCRRVCKGEGRVSGHCSPSLKCWCEGC comes from the coding sequence ATGAAAGTATTATACCTCTTGGCCGTTCTTTTCCTGCTAACCGTCAGCGCTAAAACTGCCTTTGGTGACTGCCTTTCAGCTAATTATGGAGGTCCTTGTGCAGTTTGGGATAACGAAACCTGTCGTCGCGTATGCAAAGGAGAAGGAAGAGTCAGTGGCCATTGCAGTCCTAGTTTGAAGTGCTGGTGCGAGGGATGTTAG